The Streptomyces sp. NL15-2K genome contains a region encoding:
- a CDS encoding FAD-binding oxidoreductase, with product MSASSTFRTVPPTADVVIIGGGVMGASTAFHLAEAGVTDIVVVERGDLCCGSSGKPIGGVRAQFSDPLNIELGSRSLRAFQDFPHRPGADIRLDSVGYLFLLTSNRQAADFETSVRIQNSLDVPTRLIGPDEARGLCPYISTDGLVAAAFSPTDGHARPALVVQGYADAAARAGVTFATHTRVTGMDTADDRVTAVHTDRGRIACSTVICTAGAWSGQIGDMAGIDLPVRPVRRQLALTEPLTPPAPRIPFTIDFSSSAYFHNSDDGLLFGLADPDQPDGFDTTWTPEWLELFRDVVRRRAPELADMEIADGWAGLYEVTPDHNALIGRSSELCNFLYATGFSGHGFLQGPAVGEILRDLCLDREPFVDISPLSADRFRAGAEIRPEAHVV from the coding sequence TTGTCCGCCTCATCCACCTTCCGCACCGTTCCGCCGACCGCCGATGTCGTGATCATCGGCGGCGGCGTGATGGGCGCCAGCACCGCCTTCCACCTCGCCGAAGCGGGGGTGACCGACATCGTCGTGGTCGAGCGCGGCGACCTGTGCTGCGGCAGTTCGGGCAAGCCGATCGGCGGCGTACGCGCCCAGTTCTCCGACCCGCTCAACATCGAACTGGGCAGCCGCAGCCTGCGCGCCTTCCAGGACTTCCCGCACCGACCCGGCGCCGACATCCGCCTCGACAGCGTCGGCTACCTCTTCCTGCTCACCAGCAACCGGCAGGCCGCGGACTTCGAGACCAGCGTCAGGATCCAGAACAGCCTGGACGTCCCCACCCGCCTGATCGGCCCGGACGAGGCACGCGGGCTGTGTCCCTACATCAGCACCGACGGCCTCGTGGCCGCCGCCTTCTCGCCCACCGACGGCCACGCCCGCCCCGCCCTGGTCGTCCAGGGATACGCCGACGCCGCGGCCCGGGCCGGCGTCACCTTCGCCACGCACACCCGCGTCACCGGCATGGACACCGCCGACGACCGGGTCACCGCCGTCCACACCGACCGCGGCCGCATCGCCTGCTCCACCGTCATCTGTACGGCGGGCGCCTGGTCGGGGCAGATCGGCGACATGGCCGGCATCGACCTGCCGGTCAGGCCGGTACGCCGCCAGCTCGCCCTCACCGAGCCGCTCACGCCTCCGGCACCCCGTATCCCCTTCACCATCGACTTCTCGTCCTCGGCCTACTTCCACAACAGTGACGACGGCCTCCTGTTCGGCCTCGCAGACCCCGACCAGCCGGACGGCTTCGACACCACCTGGACCCCCGAGTGGCTCGAGCTCTTCCGGGACGTCGTACGCAGGCGAGCCCCCGAGTTGGCCGACATGGAGATCGCCGACGGCTGGGCCGGCCTGTACGAGGTCACCCCCGACCACAACGCCCTCATCGGACGCTCCAGCGAGCTCTGCAACTTCCTGTACGCCACCGGTTTCTCCGGCCACGGCTTCCTGCAGGGCCCGGCCGTCGGCGAAATCCTGCGCGACCTCTGCCTGGACCGCGAACCGTTCGTCGACATCTCCCCCCTCAGCGCCGACCGCTTCCGGGCCGGGGCCGAGATCCGCCCCGAAGCCCACGTGGTGTGA
- a CDS encoding LysR family transcriptional regulator, whose amino-acid sequence MDWTSSQLRSLVELTRRGTITAVAQALGYTPGGVSQQIAALEKATGMELLRRVGRRVELTDAGMTLARHAERILSTEAEAVEALERSRGEVAGVLRVGLFATAAAEILPLALRRVHEAHPGLDVHSRDMDVDEVYDAVASGGVDLALGLDYPDVPIRRDPALRVTQLYRERFSLAVPAGWMDGREEVALADTRDLGWILPLADSYYGRAVRTACRRAGIEPDIRHEVTDTAATLALVEAGIGVSTVTDLMLRLRASRFDVVRLRETIERHIVVVFRSSAEHRPTVAALVEVLRAVAEPRRDIPT is encoded by the coding sequence ATGGACTGGACGAGTTCCCAGTTGCGCTCCCTGGTGGAGCTGACCCGGCGCGGAACCATCACCGCGGTGGCCCAGGCCCTGGGGTACACCCCTGGCGGCGTCTCCCAGCAGATCGCCGCGCTGGAGAAGGCCACCGGTATGGAGCTGCTGCGGCGGGTGGGGCGGCGGGTGGAGCTGACCGACGCCGGGATGACGCTGGCTCGGCACGCCGAGCGGATCCTGTCCACGGAGGCCGAGGCCGTCGAGGCGCTGGAGCGCAGCCGGGGCGAGGTCGCCGGGGTGCTGCGGGTCGGCCTGTTCGCGACGGCCGCCGCCGAGATCCTGCCGCTGGCACTGCGGCGCGTGCACGAGGCCCATCCCGGGCTCGACGTGCACAGCCGCGACATGGACGTGGACGAGGTGTACGACGCTGTCGCCTCCGGCGGTGTGGACTTGGCGCTCGGCCTGGACTATCCGGACGTGCCCATTCGGCGCGACCCGGCCCTGCGGGTCACGCAACTCTACCGGGAGCGGTTCTCCCTCGCGGTGCCCGCCGGGTGGATGGACGGCCGCGAAGAGGTCGCCCTTGCCGACACCCGGGACCTGGGGTGGATCCTGCCGCTGGCCGACAGCTACTACGGCCGCGCCGTACGCACCGCCTGCCGACGGGCGGGCATCGAGCCGGACATACGGCACGAGGTGACGGACACCGCGGCCACTCTGGCGCTGGTCGAGGCGGGCATCGGGGTGAGCACGGTGACGGATCTGATGCTCAGACTGCGCGCCTCGCGCTTCGACGTGGTGAGGCTGCGCGAGACGATCGAGCGGCACATCGTCGTGGTGTTCCGCTCCTCCGCCGAGCACCGGCCCACGGTGGCGGCTCTGGTCGAGGTCCTGCGAGCGGTGGCCGAACCCCGGCGCGACATCCCGACGTAG
- a CDS encoding LysR substrate-binding domain-containing protein: MLKPQHLLTLKAVVRSGSFAITARDLGYTASAISQQISALEKETGLVLFEREAHGIRPTAAAHRLVDLSDRVLAALDDLDHHVQELATGVTGRLRLGSFPTAGVRLVPSALSTFVETHPRAQIQLEEGEPEELAAALGDGDLDVALVYEYGLSPRPWPDGLTHHRLLREDLVLLRTHDSGLSAQLPHLSRARWITSREGTAGARSLVRLCAAAGFEAAVAFRSNNYDVVRELVSAGLGVAVVPALGHAPSDTIEATRLAQRSAHRTVMALRRSENSNPLLAGMLDSLRRAVPVDEPFLHPAESACPDA; this comes from the coding sequence TTGCTGAAGCCCCAGCACCTGCTCACGCTGAAGGCCGTCGTCCGCAGCGGTTCGTTCGCGATCACGGCCCGCGATCTCGGCTACACCGCTTCCGCGATCTCCCAGCAGATCTCCGCTCTGGAGAAGGAGACCGGACTGGTCCTGTTCGAGCGGGAGGCCCATGGGATCCGTCCGACAGCCGCGGCCCACCGCCTGGTCGACCTCAGCGACCGTGTGCTGGCCGCCCTGGACGACCTGGATCACCACGTGCAGGAGCTGGCCACCGGTGTCACCGGCCGACTGAGGCTGGGCAGTTTTCCCACGGCCGGCGTCAGGCTCGTACCGTCCGCCCTCTCGACGTTCGTCGAGACGCATCCCCGCGCGCAGATCCAGCTGGAGGAGGGCGAACCCGAGGAACTGGCCGCCGCACTCGGCGACGGCGACCTGGACGTCGCACTGGTGTACGAGTACGGACTCAGCCCCCGCCCATGGCCCGACGGTCTGACCCACCACCGGCTGCTGCGGGAAGACCTCGTACTGCTCCGCACCCATGACAGCGGCCTGAGCGCGCAGCTCCCCCACCTGTCCCGGGCCCGCTGGATCACCAGCCGCGAGGGCACCGCCGGTGCCCGGTCGCTCGTCCGGCTGTGCGCGGCGGCCGGGTTCGAGGCCGCGGTCGCCTTCCGCAGCAACAACTACGACGTCGTACGGGAGCTGGTGTCCGCGGGGCTGGGGGTCGCGGTGGTTCCGGCGCTCGGCCATGCGCCGAGCGACACGATCGAGGCCACCCGGCTCGCCCAGCGCTCGGCACACCGCACCGTGATGGCCCTGCGCCGCAGTGAGAACAGCAATCCACTGCTGGCCGGCATGCTGGACTCGCTGCGGCGCGCAGTGCCCGTGGACGAGCCGTTTCTGCACCCGGCCGAGTCGGCGTGCCCCGATGCATGA
- a CDS encoding FAD-binding and (Fe-S)-binding domain-containing protein yields the protein MATTVQDLGNPDAAEVAEALGRGNCGEVARGPGRRAQYSADASNYRRIPLAVVFPRVREHVLNALAVCRRLGVPVTSRGAGTSTSGQAVGPGVVLDFSRYFNGLLVLDPQTRTATVEPGIVLDDLQRAASAHGLLFGADPSTHSRCTLGGMIGNNACGSHSLAWGRTADNVLELDAVTYRGTVVRLGEMTQQEIDEAIAAGGDRGQLIASLYRLAQDNLAALRTKLGQFPRQVSGYALEHLLPERRFNLARALVGSEGTLAVILSATVRLISPPPARALVVLGFQDAGAAADAVPALLGHQPLALEGLDHALTDIVTRPETRAAIDTLPAARAWLFAELGGRADELLPRATELAETARQARGCTGSEVITDLARARRLWRIREDGAGLATRLTDGSEAWPGWEDAAVPPDQLGSYLRQFNHLLAQYDLQGAVYGHFGEGCLHVRINFDFTTEQGTAVFRTFVTDAAKLVAAHGGSLSGEHGDGQARSELLPLMYGPDIIALFEEFKNIWDPDNGLNPGVIVRPLPVDANLKVSPRRKPLPLAPPSRGFAFHADDGDFAKATRRCVGVGKCRTAAHRGDVMCPSYRVTLDEKDSTRGRARLLYEMTQGEVITDGWRSAEVRDALDLCLSCKGCSADCPVGVDMATYKSEFLYHHYRRRVRPVSHYTMGWLPRLSRLAARMPRPVNALTASRLAPVVKRLGGIAAQREIPRFADETFLTWFRRRTPPGDGGRGPVMLWVDSFNNHFTPEVLRAGVAVLENAGFRVQVPGGTQCCGLTWITTGQLGIARRIAQRSVNTLASAVELGMPVVGLEPSCTAVLRTDLPELLDGDGRARALAGATVTLAELLVHRAPDWQPPRIDARSISQTHCHQHATSGFSSDSALLHRMGVDNTTLESGCCGLAGNFGFERGHYDVSVAAGEQVLLPAVRSAAPDTHILADGFSCRTQIAQQTDRTGTHLAQLIARTLPKEHT from the coding sequence GTGGCCACGACAGTCCAGGACCTCGGCAACCCCGATGCTGCGGAGGTGGCCGAGGCCCTCGGCCGAGGGAACTGCGGAGAGGTCGCCCGTGGCCCCGGCCGCCGGGCACAGTACTCGGCCGACGCCTCCAACTACCGTCGGATCCCGCTCGCCGTGGTCTTTCCCCGCGTGCGGGAGCACGTCCTCAACGCCCTTGCCGTGTGCCGTCGCCTGGGGGTGCCGGTCACCTCGCGCGGAGCCGGCACCAGCACCTCCGGCCAGGCGGTCGGGCCCGGAGTCGTGCTCGACTTCTCCCGGTACTTCAACGGCCTGCTCGTACTGGACCCACAGACGCGGACTGCCACGGTGGAGCCGGGCATCGTCCTGGACGACCTGCAAAGGGCGGCTTCCGCCCACGGCCTCCTGTTCGGCGCCGACCCGTCGACCCACAGCCGCTGCACGCTCGGCGGCATGATCGGCAACAACGCCTGCGGATCACACTCCCTCGCCTGGGGACGCACCGCTGACAACGTCTTGGAACTCGATGCGGTCACCTACCGGGGCACGGTGGTCCGGCTCGGGGAGATGACACAACAGGAGATCGACGAGGCCATCGCCGCCGGGGGTGACCGCGGGCAACTGATCGCGTCCCTGTACCGGCTCGCCCAGGACAACCTGGCCGCGCTGCGTACGAAACTGGGCCAGTTCCCGCGGCAGGTGTCGGGCTACGCGCTGGAACACCTGCTGCCCGAGCGCCGCTTCAACCTCGCCCGGGCCCTGGTCGGCAGCGAGGGCACACTGGCCGTGATCCTCTCGGCCACTGTCCGCCTCATCTCCCCACCTCCTGCCCGGGCCCTGGTAGTCCTCGGCTTCCAGGACGCCGGCGCAGCGGCCGACGCCGTGCCCGCCCTGCTGGGGCACCAGCCGCTGGCGCTGGAGGGACTCGACCACGCGCTGACCGACATCGTCACCCGCCCCGAGACCCGCGCCGCGATCGACACCCTGCCCGCTGCCCGGGCATGGCTGTTCGCGGAACTCGGCGGTAGGGCGGACGAGTTGCTGCCCAGAGCCACGGAACTCGCCGAGACCGCTCGGCAGGCCAGGGGATGCACGGGCAGCGAGGTCATCACCGACCTCGCACGAGCCCGGAGACTGTGGCGGATCCGCGAGGACGGAGCGGGGCTGGCCACCCGTCTGACCGACGGTTCCGAAGCCTGGCCCGGCTGGGAGGACGCGGCCGTGCCGCCGGATCAACTGGGCTCCTACCTACGCCAGTTCAACCACCTTCTCGCGCAGTACGACCTACAGGGCGCGGTCTACGGGCACTTCGGCGAAGGCTGTCTGCACGTTCGCATCAACTTCGACTTCACCACTGAGCAGGGCACCGCCGTCTTCCGCACCTTCGTCACCGACGCCGCGAAACTGGTGGCCGCGCACGGTGGCTCCCTGTCCGGCGAACACGGCGACGGCCAGGCCCGCTCCGAACTGCTGCCGCTCATGTACGGGCCCGACATCATCGCCCTGTTCGAGGAGTTCAAGAACATCTGGGACCCCGACAACGGCCTCAACCCCGGCGTGATCGTGCGACCGCTGCCCGTGGACGCCAACCTCAAGGTCAGCCCGCGCCGCAAGCCGCTGCCGCTGGCCCCGCCCTCGAGGGGCTTCGCCTTCCACGCCGACGACGGCGACTTCGCCAAGGCCACCCGCCGCTGCGTCGGCGTCGGCAAATGCCGTACCGCCGCTCACCGCGGCGACGTCATGTGCCCCAGTTACCGGGTCACCCTCGACGAGAAGGACTCCACCCGAGGCCGCGCCCGCCTGCTGTACGAGATGACCCAGGGCGAGGTGATCACCGACGGCTGGCGGTCGGCCGAGGTCCGCGACGCCCTCGACCTGTGCCTGTCCTGCAAGGGGTGCAGTGCCGACTGCCCGGTCGGCGTGGACATGGCCACGTACAAGTCGGAGTTCCTGTACCACCACTACAGGCGGCGCGTCCGGCCCGTCTCGCACTACACCATGGGCTGGTTGCCGCGGCTGTCACGTCTGGCCGCCCGGATGCCGCGACCGGTCAACGCCCTCACCGCCTCCCGGCTCGCGCCGGTCGTCAAGAGGCTGGGGGGCATCGCCGCCCAGCGCGAAATTCCCCGCTTCGCGGACGAGACCTTCCTGACGTGGTTCCGCCGCCGCACACCGCCGGGCGACGGCGGACGCGGCCCGGTGATGCTCTGGGTCGACTCCTTCAACAACCACTTCACGCCCGAGGTCCTCCGGGCCGGGGTCGCCGTGCTGGAGAACGCCGGCTTCCGCGTCCAGGTCCCTGGGGGCACCCAGTGCTGCGGACTGACCTGGATCACCACCGGACAGCTCGGCATCGCCCGCCGTATCGCCCAGCGCTCAGTCAACACGCTCGCTTCCGCAGTCGAGTTGGGGATGCCGGTCGTCGGCCTGGAACCCAGTTGTACGGCAGTGCTCAGGACCGACTTGCCCGAATTGCTCGATGGCGACGGCCGCGCCCGAGCGCTCGCAGGAGCCACAGTCACCCTCGCCGAACTCCTCGTCCATCGGGCCCCGGACTGGCAGCCGCCGCGCATCGATGCCCGCTCGATCAGCCAGACCCACTGCCACCAACACGCCACCTCCGGCTTCAGCTCGGACAGCGCACTGCTGCACCGCATGGGCGTCGACAACACCACGCTGGAATCCGGGTGTTGCGGCCTGGCCGGCAACTTCGGCTTCGAACGCGGCCACTACGACGTCTCCGTTGCCGCGGGCGAACAGGTCCTGCTGCCCGCGGTGCGCTCCGCCGCCCCCGACACGCACATCCTCGCCGACGGATTCAGTTGTCGCACCCAGATCGCCCAGCAGACCGACCGCACCGGCACCCACCTCGCGCAGCTCATCGCCCGCACCCTGCCAAAGGAACACACGTGA
- a CDS encoding Glu/Leu/Phe/Val dehydrogenase, with protein MTDALALVDDWGPEKIVVVSHRRTGMKGALVIDNTARGMGKGGTRMSPHLTVEEVARLARVMTWKWAGVDLFYGGAKAGIVADPASRDKEAILRAFARALSNEVPREYVMGLDMGLTESDAAIIQDELGDRGAAVGTPEHLGGVAYDELGVTGYGVAETTDAAAKRQGLLLAGARVAIQGFGAVGSAAARRFAELGATLVAVSTAHGALLDPSGLDVDDLLAAREEYGDHFVTRLGRGTTLTSGAELTVDCDVLVPAALQDVIDHSTAHEIKAKLVVEGANLPTSPRAQDILARRGVTLLPDFVANAGGIVAAAFAMDARHSGFRPDTTVIFETISARLRANTVTVLDEAERRDVTPHAAGRALAEQRVLTAMRSKGRVPRD; from the coding sequence GTGACTGACGCACTCGCCCTCGTCGACGACTGGGGCCCCGAGAAGATCGTTGTCGTCTCACACCGGCGCACCGGAATGAAGGGCGCCCTGGTCATCGACAACACGGCCCGGGGCATGGGCAAGGGCGGAACACGCATGAGCCCCCATCTGACCGTCGAGGAGGTGGCCCGCCTCGCCCGCGTCATGACGTGGAAGTGGGCCGGTGTCGACCTCTTCTACGGCGGCGCCAAGGCCGGCATCGTCGCCGACCCCGCTTCCCGCGACAAGGAGGCCATCTTGCGCGCGTTCGCCCGGGCCCTTTCCAACGAGGTGCCCCGCGAGTACGTGATGGGGCTCGACATGGGGCTGACCGAGAGCGACGCCGCCATCATCCAGGACGAACTGGGCGACCGCGGGGCCGCCGTAGGCACCCCCGAGCACCTCGGCGGCGTCGCGTACGACGAGCTCGGCGTCACCGGCTACGGAGTCGCCGAGACCACCGATGCCGCGGCCAAGCGCCAGGGACTGCTCCTGGCCGGGGCCCGCGTCGCCATCCAGGGATTCGGTGCCGTCGGTAGCGCGGCCGCCCGGCGATTCGCCGAACTCGGCGCCACCCTCGTGGCGGTCTCCACCGCCCACGGTGCGCTGCTGGACCCCAGCGGGCTCGATGTCGACGACCTCCTGGCTGCCCGCGAAGAGTACGGCGACCACTTCGTCACCCGCCTGGGCCGGGGCACCACGCTCACCTCCGGCGCGGAACTCACCGTGGACTGCGACGTCCTGGTGCCTGCGGCCCTGCAGGACGTCATCGACCACAGCACCGCGCACGAGATCAAGGCCAAACTCGTCGTAGAGGGTGCCAACCTGCCCACTTCCCCCCGCGCCCAGGACATCCTCGCCCGGCGCGGTGTCACCCTGCTCCCCGACTTCGTCGCCAACGCCGGAGGCATCGTCGCAGCGGCCTTCGCCATGGATGCCCGCCACTCCGGCTTCCGGCCCGACACCACCGTCATCTTCGAGACGATCTCAGCGAGGCTGCGAGCCAACACGGTCACCGTCCTCGACGAAGCCGAGCGCCGAGACGTCACCCCGCACGCCGCCGGCCGCGCCTTGGCCGAGCAGCGTGTCCTCACGGCAATGAGAAGCAAGGGACGTGTACCCCGTGACTGA
- a CDS encoding NAD(P)-binding domain-containing protein, whose amino-acid sequence MPRYCVIGAGAAGISALQQLRQLGHDVDCFERTDLVGGHWHTDYEALHLITSRDMTTFEDFPMPADYPHFPRRDQVRAYIESYAREHGLYEIIRFNTAVTSVEPVEAPEGVTDAQAGAYGWRVTTSAGDDEVYEGVLVANGHLWDPKFPDIPGEFAGKTIHSGVYRNVSDLEGDRILVVGAGNSGCDLAVDVAQHRLDVDIVIRQGSWFQPKTYFGVPRQQVSFLAEFSPPEQDLINRLMARLSIGDWNAYPGLPEPEGATLAEGRAVVNDLLLYWIHHGRITVRPGIDRFDGDTVHFSDGTAHDYDTILWATGFNVRLPFLDDALFSWAAGAPVRYAAGIVTEAVEKLYFIGLIAPRGPQFPVYGMQTKLVAKMIELHEQAGPGGAPVARYLASLQEPETGIDVVRDGWLRQLADTERLLAAYELSSGNAESSLQTV is encoded by the coding sequence ATGCCCCGCTACTGCGTCATCGGTGCCGGCGCCGCAGGCATATCCGCCCTCCAGCAACTCCGGCAACTCGGCCACGACGTCGACTGCTTCGAGAGAACCGACCTGGTCGGAGGCCACTGGCACACCGACTACGAGGCCCTCCACCTCATCACGTCGCGCGACATGACGACGTTCGAGGACTTCCCGATGCCCGCCGACTACCCGCACTTCCCGCGCCGCGACCAGGTGCGCGCCTACATCGAGTCGTACGCGCGCGAGCACGGCCTCTACGAGATCATCCGGTTCAACACCGCCGTCACGAGCGTCGAGCCGGTCGAAGCCCCCGAGGGAGTCACGGACGCGCAGGCGGGGGCGTACGGCTGGCGGGTGACCACCTCCGCCGGAGACGACGAGGTCTACGAAGGCGTCCTCGTGGCCAACGGCCACCTGTGGGACCCCAAGTTCCCGGACATTCCCGGCGAGTTCGCGGGAAAGACGATCCACTCCGGCGTCTACAGGAACGTCTCCGACCTGGAGGGCGACCGCATCCTCGTCGTCGGCGCCGGCAACTCCGGCTGCGATCTCGCCGTCGACGTCGCCCAGCACCGCCTGGACGTCGACATCGTCATCCGGCAGGGCTCGTGGTTCCAGCCCAAGACGTACTTCGGTGTGCCGCGCCAACAGGTGTCGTTCCTGGCCGAGTTCTCCCCGCCCGAGCAGGACCTGATCAACCGGCTCATGGCCCGCCTGTCGATCGGGGACTGGAACGCCTACCCCGGCCTGCCCGAACCCGAGGGCGCCACCCTCGCCGAGGGCCGCGCGGTCGTCAACGACCTCCTCCTGTACTGGATCCACCACGGCCGCATCACCGTCCGCCCCGGCATCGACCGCTTCGACGGCGACACCGTCCATTTCAGCGACGGCACGGCTCACGACTACGACACCATCCTGTGGGCCACCGGCTTCAACGTCCGGCTCCCGTTCCTCGACGACGCCCTGTTCTCCTGGGCTGCCGGGGCCCCGGTGCGCTACGCCGCCGGCATCGTGACGGAGGCCGTCGAGAAGCTGTACTTCATCGGCCTCATCGCCCCGCGCGGCCCGCAGTTCCCGGTCTACGGCATGCAGACCAAGCTCGTGGCGAAGATGATCGAACTGCACGAGCAGGCCGGTCCGGGCGGCGCCCCTGTCGCCCGGTACCTGGCGTCCCTTCAGGAGCCCGAGACCGGCATCGACGTGGTCCGCGACGGCTGGCTGAGGCAGCTGGCCGACACCGAACGCCTGCTCGCGGCCTACGAGTTGTCCTCGGGCAACGCGGAGTCCTCGCTCCAGACGGTCTGA
- a CDS encoding branched-chain amino acid ABC transporter substrate-binding protein — translation MRRSAKIFATVVTTGLALSACGGNASGGADDSSSGGDALVIGVDLPLQGASKDASESTVNAMRLYLDQIGSKAGKYKVKLKVYDDSTAAKGGWDDATCAKNAQDHVANTEEVVVMGTYNSGCAKIEAPVLNQDPSGPMLMVSHANTNPGLTKAWDPGKPEKFFPSGKRNYARVIATDDYQGAAGAQFAAKDIGAKKCYILNDNQTYGQGVGKAFEGEAKKQGIDVLGNQAWDAKQPNYTALFTSIKASNPDCVYLAGIFDNNGGQLVKDKVKVLGDNSKVKLIAPDGFSGYPEFDGLAQAQGAYITFAGLTATTLREEGGPGADLLDAYKKKYGSDPATSYALYAVEALQVILQAIEKSDGTRKSITEQVFSGSGISIPADESIVGKKLDISPKTGDVSVLDISVLQLVNKEEKFLKPWPVS, via the coding sequence ATGCGCAGATCGGCAAAGATTTTCGCGACGGTCGTGACGACCGGACTCGCGTTGAGTGCCTGTGGTGGTAATGCCTCGGGCGGCGCGGACGACAGCTCGTCCGGCGGCGACGCGCTCGTCATCGGCGTGGACCTGCCGCTTCAGGGGGCGTCCAAGGACGCGTCCGAGTCGACGGTCAACGCGATGCGGCTCTACTTGGACCAGATAGGGAGCAAGGCCGGGAAGTACAAGGTGAAGCTCAAGGTCTACGACGACTCGACCGCCGCCAAGGGCGGCTGGGACGACGCGACCTGTGCCAAGAACGCGCAGGACCACGTGGCCAACACCGAAGAGGTCGTGGTCATGGGCACCTACAACTCCGGCTGTGCGAAGATCGAGGCCCCGGTTCTGAACCAGGACCCGAGCGGCCCCATGCTGATGGTGTCGCACGCGAACACCAACCCCGGGCTGACAAAGGCATGGGACCCGGGCAAGCCCGAGAAGTTTTTCCCGTCCGGCAAGCGCAATTACGCCCGCGTCATCGCGACCGACGACTATCAGGGCGCGGCGGGGGCCCAGTTCGCTGCCAAGGATATCGGCGCCAAGAAGTGCTACATCCTCAATGACAACCAGACCTATGGCCAGGGTGTCGGCAAAGCCTTCGAGGGCGAGGCGAAGAAGCAGGGAATAGATGTCCTGGGCAACCAGGCGTGGGACGCCAAACAGCCCAACTACACAGCGTTGTTCACCAGTATCAAGGCGTCGAACCCGGACTGCGTCTACCTCGCCGGCATCTTCGACAACAACGGCGGCCAGCTCGTCAAGGATAAGGTCAAGGTCCTCGGTGACAATTCCAAGGTGAAGCTCATCGCGCCCGACGGCTTCAGCGGTTACCCGGAGTTCGATGGACTGGCACAGGCCCAGGGCGCGTACATCACGTTCGCCGGCCTGACCGCCACGACACTGCGCGAGGAGGGCGGCCCGGGTGCCGATCTGCTCGATGCGTACAAGAAGAAGTACGGCTCCGACCCGGCGACCAGTTACGCGCTGTACGCCGTGGAGGCGCTGCAGGTGATCCTGCAGGCGATCGAGAAGTCCGACGGCACCCGGAAGAGCATCACGGAGCAGGTCTTCTCGGGCAGCGGGATCAGCATCCCGGCCGACGAGTCGATCGTGGGCAAGAAGCTGGACATCTCCCCCAAGACCGGCGATGTGAGCGTCCTCGACATCTCGGTGCTGCAGCTCGTGAACAAGGAGGAGAAGTTCCTGAAGCCGTGGCCCGTCAGCTGA
- a CDS encoding site-specific integrase: MLKEHERAYILNFPVLPDRFRPAAKRVFYSLLTADPPDGEDQISLHSIRSYFGDLKALILWLDKRWPPDRVTLSEVTPRDLEDYSRHLLATYPASTSARVRHRRAIRILWRWRTRLGSEALRFDPLRLDGWSESKSEKRAENATDRMPEQVLGPLLGWASRFVDEFSADILRAEHCWRQMRLHKVTRKRRKGAIQARLRQMLDEHLAQERPLPGYYGRPNVEHIARTLGCGRKSIDRYADMIEAAAAVVGIAPFSYFDTEITARLDGAPWIDGIATFHLANTSLAHLARHLQAACYIVIAFLSGMRDSENGAELHLMQHSAGSKYA, encoded by the coding sequence ATGCTCAAAGAGCACGAGCGCGCCTACATCTTGAACTTCCCCGTCCTGCCGGACCGGTTCCGGCCCGCGGCCAAGAGAGTGTTCTACAGCCTGCTGACGGCCGACCCGCCCGACGGCGAGGACCAGATCAGCCTGCACAGCATCAGGTCGTACTTCGGCGACCTCAAGGCGCTGATCCTCTGGCTGGACAAGCGATGGCCCCCGGACCGCGTCACGCTGAGCGAGGTCACGCCCCGGGACCTGGAGGACTACAGCCGCCACCTGCTGGCCACCTACCCCGCGTCAACCAGTGCCCGCGTCCGGCACCGCAGGGCCATCCGGATCCTGTGGCGCTGGCGGACCCGGCTGGGAAGCGAGGCCCTGCGGTTCGACCCTCTGCGGCTCGACGGCTGGAGCGAGAGCAAGTCCGAGAAGCGGGCCGAGAACGCCACCGACCGGATGCCCGAGCAAGTCCTCGGACCCTTGCTGGGCTGGGCGTCCCGATTCGTCGACGAGTTCTCGGCGGACATCCTGCGCGCTGAGCACTGCTGGCGGCAGATGCGTCTGCACAAGGTCACCCGCAAACGGCGCAAGGGCGCCATCCAGGCACGGCTGCGGCAGATGCTCGACGAGCACCTCGCGCAGGAGCGACCCTTGCCCGGCTACTACGGACGTCCGAACGTCGAGCACATCGCGCGGACGCTGGGCTGCGGCCGCAAGTCGATCGACAGATACGCCGACATGATCGAGGCCGCTGCCGCCGTCGTCGGCATCGCGCCGTTCAGCTACTTCGACACCGAGATCACCGCACGGTTGGACGGCGCACCGTGGATCGACGGCATCGCCACCTTCCATCTGGCCAACACGAGCCTCGCCCACCTTGCGCGACACCTCCAGGCCGCGTGCTACATCGTGATCGCCTTCCTCAGCGGGATGCGGGACTCGGAGAACGGGGCGGAGTTGCATCTGATGCAGCACTCCGCAGGGTCGAAGTACGCGTGA